One stretch of Halobaculum marinum DNA includes these proteins:
- a CDS encoding signal recognition particle protein Srp54: MVLDDLGTSLRSTMDSLRGKSRIDEEDVQEVVKQIQRSLLAADVDVDLVMELSDSIKTRALEEEPPGGTTARDHVLKIVYEEMVALIGESTEIPLEEQTIMLAGLQGSGKTTTAAKMAWWFSKKGLRPAVIQTDTFRPGAYDQAKQMSSNAEVEFYGDPDCDDPVQIAREGLEATEDADVRIVDTAGRHALEDDLIDEIEQIDDVVQPDRSLLVLDAAIGQGAKEQARQFEQSIGIDGVVITKLDGTAKGGGALTAVNETGSSIAFLGAGETVQDIERFEPNGFISRLLGMGDLKQLSERVERAMAETSEEDDWDPEQMMEGEFTLKDMRNQMKAMDRMGPLDQVLDMIPGLGGGLMDQLPDDAMDVTQERMRSFEIAMDSMTEEELENPAVIKSDRLARISRGSGVPEERIEELLEQHSMMKRTMDQFGNMGDGDMQRMMKKLQQQGGGGGGGMGGMGPFG, encoded by the coding sequence ATGGTACTCGACGATCTGGGGACCTCCCTCCGGAGCACGATGGACTCGCTCCGCGGGAAGTCCCGCATCGACGAGGAGGACGTTCAGGAGGTCGTCAAGCAGATCCAGCGCTCGCTGCTGGCGGCCGACGTCGACGTCGACCTCGTGATGGAGCTGTCGGACAGCATCAAGACCCGCGCGCTGGAGGAGGAGCCGCCGGGGGGCACCACCGCGCGCGACCACGTCCTCAAGATCGTGTACGAGGAGATGGTCGCGCTCATCGGCGAGTCGACCGAGATTCCGCTCGAAGAGCAGACGATCATGCTCGCCGGCCTCCAGGGGTCGGGGAAGACCACCACCGCCGCGAAGATGGCGTGGTGGTTCTCGAAGAAGGGCCTGCGCCCCGCCGTCATCCAGACGGACACGTTCCGCCCCGGCGCCTACGACCAGGCCAAGCAGATGTCGAGCAACGCCGAAGTGGAGTTCTACGGCGACCCCGACTGCGACGACCCGGTCCAGATCGCCCGCGAGGGCCTCGAAGCCACCGAAGACGCCGACGTGCGCATCGTCGACACCGCCGGGCGCCACGCGCTCGAGGACGACCTGATCGACGAGATCGAACAGATCGACGACGTGGTCCAGCCAGACCGCTCGCTGCTCGTGCTCGACGCCGCCATCGGCCAGGGCGCGAAAGAGCAGGCCCGCCAGTTCGAGCAGTCCATCGGCATCGACGGCGTCGTCATCACGAAGCTCGACGGGACGGCGAAGGGTGGGGGTGCCCTGACGGCGGTCAACGAGACCGGCTCCTCCATCGCGTTCCTCGGCGCCGGCGAGACGGTCCAGGACATCGAGCGCTTCGAGCCGAACGGCTTCATCTCGCGGCTGCTCGGGATGGGCGACCTCAAACAGCTCTCCGAGCGCGTCGAGCGCGCGATGGCCGAGACGAGCGAGGAGGACGACTGGGACCCCGAGCAGATGATGGAGGGGGAGTTCACCCTCAAGGACATGCGCAACCAGATGAAGGCGATGGACCGCATGGGCCCGCTCGACCAGGTGCTGGACATGATCCCCGGGCTCGGCGGCGGGCTGATGGACCAGCTCCCGGACGACGCGATGGACGTGACGCAAGAACGCATGCGCTCGTTCGAGATCGCGATGGACTCGATGACCGAGGAGGAGTTGGAGAACCCCGCGGTGATCAAGAGCGACCGCCTCGCGCGCATCTCCCGCGGGTCGGGCGTCCCCGAGGAGCGCATCGAGGAGTTGCTCGAACAGCACAGCATGATGAAGCGCACCATGGACCAGTTCGGCAACATGGGCGACGGCGACATGCAGCGGATGATGAAGAAGCTCCAGCAGCAGGGCGGCGGTGGCGGCGGCGGCATGGGCGGCATGGGCCCGTTCGGGTGA
- a CDS encoding cupin domain-containing protein, translated as MGYTRVNYRDVDAVGGGLHFLRGPLECERLGVTVIECDPGWTGKLHDHASDDHEEVYLLVEGEATVVVDGERVSLTAGDAIRISPEATRRIHNGDTESTFVLAGAP; from the coding sequence ATGGGATACACGCGGGTCAACTACCGCGACGTCGACGCCGTCGGTGGCGGCCTCCACTTCCTGCGCGGGCCGTTGGAGTGTGAGCGCCTCGGCGTCACCGTCATCGAGTGCGACCCGGGGTGGACCGGGAAGCTCCACGACCACGCGAGCGACGACCACGAGGAGGTGTACCTGCTCGTCGAGGGCGAGGCGACCGTCGTCGTCGACGGCGAACGCGTCTCCCTGACCGCCGGCGACGCGATCCGTATCTCACCCGAGGCGACCCGGCGGATCCACAACGGCGACACCGAGAGCACGTTCGTGCTTGCGGGCGCCCCGTAG
- a CDS encoding MFS transporter, which yields MATGTGSRLRALADYDVLALTALIWFLAKFLRYAFPPLFPTFRETFGVSNAALGLAFTAMMTVYAAMQFPSGALADRVGARQVIVAGAGVAGAGALVLAVPVPDEVALAVIGGGMLLVGLGTGAHKTVAVRLLSRLYPARTGRALGILDTFGAFGGVAAPAAVVAVTGAALAVPGVGVDWHTLFLVGAVAAGGLAALFLRRVPPADDATGGDGDGSGGGRGDDADGLRRYAALFREPAFAAFVVVTVCFSFAYNGAVAFLPLYLTDAAGLPETTASLLYSGLFVVSLVQLVTGDLSDRVGRLPVIAATLALAAAALALLLVVSGVLAVGVAVVAFGLGSHGFRPVRGAYLSAVIPESSAGGGLGVVRTLLMGAGALAPAAVGAVADATGFAAAFGLLAAAMAAAVAGTGVVAVVDR from the coding sequence ATGGCCACCGGAACCGGCTCGCGCCTGCGCGCGCTCGCCGACTACGACGTGCTCGCGCTCACGGCGCTGATCTGGTTCCTCGCGAAGTTCCTCCGGTACGCGTTCCCCCCGCTGTTCCCCACCTTCCGCGAGACGTTCGGCGTCTCCAACGCCGCGCTCGGGCTGGCGTTCACCGCGATGATGACCGTGTACGCCGCGATGCAGTTCCCCAGCGGCGCGCTCGCCGACCGCGTCGGCGCCCGACAGGTGATCGTCGCCGGCGCCGGCGTCGCCGGCGCGGGCGCGCTCGTGCTCGCGGTGCCGGTGCCCGACGAGGTCGCGCTCGCCGTCATCGGCGGGGGGATGCTGCTCGTCGGCCTCGGGACGGGCGCGCACAAGACCGTCGCGGTCCGCCTGCTGTCGCGGCTGTACCCCGCCCGAACCGGTCGGGCGCTGGGCATCCTCGACACCTTCGGCGCCTTCGGCGGCGTCGCCGCCCCCGCGGCGGTCGTCGCCGTCACCGGCGCGGCGCTCGCGGTGCCGGGAGTCGGCGTCGACTGGCACACCCTGTTCCTCGTCGGCGCGGTCGCCGCCGGCGGACTGGCGGCACTGTTCCTCCGCCGGGTACCACCCGCCGACGACGCCACGGGCGGCGACGGTGACGGGAGCGGCGGCGGGCGTGGCGACGACGCCGACGGCCTCCGACGGTACGCCGCGCTGTTTCGGGAGCCAGCGTTCGCCGCGTTCGTCGTCGTCACCGTCTGCTTCTCGTTCGCGTACAACGGCGCCGTCGCGTTCCTCCCGCTGTACCTCACCGACGCCGCCGGCCTCCCCGAGACGACCGCCTCGCTGCTGTACTCCGGGCTGTTCGTCGTCTCCCTGGTGCAGTTGGTCACGGGCGACCTCTCCGACCGCGTCGGGCGGCTCCCGGTGATCGCCGCGACGCTCGCGCTCGCAGCGGCGGCGCTCGCGCTCTTGCTCGTCGTCTCGGGCGTCCTCGCCGTCGGCGTCGCGGTCGTCGCGTTCGGCCTCGGCTCCCACGGCTTCCGGCCCGTCCGCGGGGCGTACCTCTCGGCGGTGATCCCCGAGTCGTCCGCCGGGGGCGGCCTCGGCGTCGTCCGGACGCTGCTCATGGGCGCCGGGGCGCTCGCGCCCGCAGCCGTGGGAGCGGTGGCGGACGCGACCGGGTTCGCTGCGGCGTTCGGCCTGCTCGCGGCCGCGATGGCCGCCGCCGTCGCCGGCACGGGCGTCGTCGCCGTCGTCGACCGGTGA
- the surE gene encoding 5'/3'-nucleotidase SurE produces MTDSSPRVLLTNDDGVDAPGIAALYEELRAVADVTVVAPAENQSGVGRARSRAVDVDDHEWGHAVHGTPADCVAYALRALEPDFDLVVSGCNHGPNCGEYIMGHSGTVGAAVEAAYLGTPAIAVSAYDREAFFPPEGFTFDVPARLTRLLVAHVLDGGVDLAEADLLSVNAPLDDTGGDLRLTEPLADYGVDVREATDEERERHDGEWRLESDFWARFEYAGRNPSLADVGGSYPAWSDRAAVVAGDVSVSPLRVPQTPVHSEGVDDLVAAVNRAWVAEREDGVAADDD; encoded by the coding sequence ATGACCGACTCCTCGCCACGGGTGCTGTTGACGAACGACGACGGCGTCGACGCACCGGGGATCGCGGCGCTGTACGAGGAACTGCGCGCGGTGGCAGACGTGACTGTCGTCGCGCCCGCCGAGAACCAGTCTGGCGTGGGTCGTGCGCGCTCGCGCGCGGTCGACGTCGACGACCACGAGTGGGGCCACGCGGTCCACGGCACGCCCGCCGACTGCGTCGCGTACGCGCTCCGGGCGCTAGAGCCCGACTTCGACCTCGTCGTCTCCGGCTGTAACCACGGTCCCAACTGCGGCGAGTACATCATGGGTCACTCGGGCACCGTCGGCGCCGCCGTCGAGGCGGCGTACCTCGGCACGCCCGCGATAGCCGTCTCCGCGTACGACCGCGAGGCGTTCTTCCCGCCCGAGGGGTTCACCTTCGACGTACCCGCCCGCCTCACGCGCCTGCTCGTCGCGCACGTGCTCGACGGCGGCGTCGACCTCGCGGAGGCGGACCTGCTGTCGGTGAACGCCCCGCTCGACGACACCGGCGGCGACCTCCGGTTGACCGAACCGCTGGCGGACTACGGCGTCGACGTGCGCGAAGCGACCGACGAGGAGCGCGAGCGCCACGACGGCGAGTGGCGCCTGGAGTCCGACTTCTGGGCGCGCTTCGAGTACGCCGGGCGGAACCCGTCGCTCGCGGACGTCGGTGGCTCCTACCCCGCGTGGTCCGACCGCGCGGCGGTCGTCGCGGGCGACGTGAGCGTCTCGCCGCTGCGGGTGCCCCAGACGCCAGTCCACTCCGAGGGGGTCGACGACCTCGTCGCCGCGGTGAACCGCGCGTGGGTCGCCGAGCGCGAGGACGGGGTCGCCGCGGACGACGACTGA
- a CDS encoding magnesium transporter yields the protein MGIRETALEAYREALPALAASLVGGLLAGVVLGGMRAEFRAVEGLLVLVPALLATRGNVYGSFGARVSTGLHQGLVEPRVRAGDERLRRAAVAALVNGLLASTVAAVLAYLVLTLLGAGVAPLPVLVAIALLAGLMSGTVLTVVVVLVVFAGYRRGRNPDTLVGPIVTTTGDVFGVLFLLVAVRVTLGVAGLLGGGA from the coding sequence ATGGGTATCCGCGAGACGGCGCTGGAGGCGTACCGCGAGGCGCTGCCGGCGCTGGCCGCCAGCCTCGTCGGTGGCCTCCTTGCGGGCGTCGTCCTCGGCGGGATGCGTGCGGAGTTCCGCGCCGTCGAGGGGTTGCTCGTGCTCGTCCCCGCGCTCCTCGCCACCCGCGGGAACGTGTACGGGAGCTTCGGCGCCCGCGTCTCCACCGGCCTCCACCAGGGGCTCGTCGAGCCGCGGGTGCGCGCGGGCGACGAGCGACTCCGCCGCGCCGCCGTCGCCGCGCTGGTCAACGGCCTGCTCGCGTCGACGGTCGCCGCCGTGCTCGCGTACCTCGTGCTCACCCTCCTCGGGGCGGGCGTCGCACCGCTCCCGGTGCTCGTTGCGATCGCGCTGTTGGCGGGACTCATGTCCGGCACGGTCCTCACCGTCGTCGTCGTGCTCGTCGTGTTCGCGGGCTACCGCCGGGGGCGCAACCCCGACACGCTCGTCGGTCCGATCGTCACCACCACCGGCGACGTGTTCGGCGTGCTGTTCCTGCTGGTCGCAGTGCGGGTCACGCTCGGCGTCGCGGGCCTGCTCGGGGGTGGCGCGTAG
- a CDS encoding magnesium transporter, translating to MATDWTVRAITRAMLPVLLVLTTVELGSGLVLGAFEDRLLAAPSLLVLVPVTIGTAGNLGSVLAARLSTAFHLGTLSFDATDDELVGNALATVALSVTLFPVIGLGAWLLASLVGATTLSAGTVLLVALSSGVTLAVLAVAVTLIATYAAYRLSLDPDDVVIPVVTNVCDVLGVVVLFGAVLVFT from the coding sequence ATGGCGACCGACTGGACCGTCCGCGCGATCACTCGCGCGATGCTCCCCGTGTTGCTCGTGCTCACGACCGTCGAACTCGGCTCCGGCCTCGTCCTCGGTGCGTTCGAGGACCGCCTGCTCGCGGCGCCGTCGCTGCTCGTGCTCGTCCCGGTCACCATCGGCACCGCGGGCAACCTCGGCTCCGTCCTCGCGGCGCGCCTCTCGACGGCGTTCCACCTCGGGACGCTCAGCTTCGACGCCACCGACGACGAGTTGGTGGGGAACGCCCTCGCGACGGTCGCGCTGTCGGTCACGCTGTTCCCGGTCATCGGCCTCGGCGCGTGGCTGCTCGCGTCGCTCGTCGGCGCGACGACGCTCTCGGCCGGCACGGTGCTGCTGGTCGCGCTGTCGTCTGGCGTCACGCTCGCCGTCCTCGCCGTCGCCGTGACGCTGATCGCGACGTACGCCGCCTACCGCCTCTCGCTCGACCCCGACGACGTGGTGATCCCCGTGGTCACGAACGTCTGCGACGTGCTCGGGGTGGTCGTGCTGTTCGGAGCGGTGCTCGTGTTCACGTAG
- a CDS encoding secondary thiamine-phosphate synthase enzyme YjbQ: MATFTVDTAGHTAVRDVTDRVRDALPADATGTCTVFCEHTTAGLVVNEAERRLLDDIETFVAGLAPDEGWAHDELDGNADSHLRALLLGASVTVPVEDGDLALGRWQSVLLVECDGPRTRTIRVIAE, encoded by the coding sequence ATGGCGACGTTCACCGTCGACACCGCCGGCCACACCGCCGTCCGCGACGTGACCGACCGCGTCCGCGACGCCCTCCCCGCTGACGCGACGGGCACCTGCACCGTCTTCTGTGAGCATACCACCGCGGGACTCGTCGTCAACGAGGCCGAGCGACGGCTCCTCGACGACATCGAGACGTTCGTCGCGGGGTTGGCGCCCGACGAGGGGTGGGCGCACGACGAGTTGGACGGGAACGCGGACTCACACCTCCGGGCGCTCCTGCTGGGTGCGAGCGTCACGGTCCCCGTCGAGGATGGCGACCTCGCGCTGGGGCGCTGGCAGTCCGTCCTCCTCGTCGAGTGCGATGGCCCGCGCACGCGGACCATCCGGGTGATCGCGGAGTGA
- a CDS encoding RNA-binding domain-containing protein: MTTVYSVDVRIEAPVRDTEVTDRVRDAVEALFTNVEFVSEPGKLVGEAHTLDDFSDKLHEQEILDTARREFERNAVDDGFSFSLKKQAAFQGVVNFAVGEPDELGEIDVDVTVRSPSVEEYIDHLAPPTEDGTPIDPDRR, translated from the coding sequence GTGACGACCGTCTACAGCGTGGACGTGCGCATCGAGGCGCCCGTCCGCGACACGGAGGTGACCGACCGCGTCCGCGACGCCGTCGAGGCGCTGTTCACCAACGTCGAGTTCGTCTCCGAACCCGGGAAACTCGTCGGCGAGGCCCACACCCTCGACGACTTCTCGGACAAACTCCACGAACAGGAGATCCTCGACACCGCCCGCCGCGAGTTTGAGCGCAACGCCGTCGACGACGGCTTCTCGTTCAGCCTGAAGAAGCAGGCCGCCTTCCAAGGCGTCGTCAACTTCGCCGTCGGCGAACCGGACGAGTTGGGCGAAATCGACGTCGACGTGACGGTCCGCTCTCCCTCCGTCGAGGAGTACATCGACCACCTCGCGCCGCCGACCGAGGACGGCACGCCGATCGACCCCGACCGCCGCTGA
- a CDS encoding AAA family ATPase → MRVIGTVGLPGSGKGEAAAVAEEEGVPVVTMGDVIRAECRDRGLDPAEHHGAIARALREENGSAAIAERSIPLIEEAAADHEADTVLVDGLRAPVELERFRERFGDEFTLVAITAPFDVRAERLGDRGRDDSDVDREALREREERELGFGMGEVIDAADVTIDNTDTLAAFRDRVRTVLVGAAEVGE, encoded by the coding sequence ATGCGAGTCATCGGAACGGTCGGCCTGCCCGGCAGCGGCAAGGGCGAGGCCGCCGCGGTCGCCGAGGAGGAGGGCGTGCCCGTCGTCACGATGGGGGACGTCATCCGCGCGGAGTGTCGCGACCGCGGGCTCGACCCCGCGGAACACCACGGCGCCATCGCGCGAGCGCTGCGCGAGGAGAACGGCTCCGCCGCCATCGCCGAGCGGTCCATCCCGCTCATCGAGGAGGCCGCGGCCGACCACGAGGCGGACACGGTGCTCGTCGACGGCCTGCGCGCGCCCGTCGAGTTGGAGCGGTTCCGCGAGCGCTTCGGCGACGAGTTCACCCTCGTGGCGATCACTGCCCCGTTCGACGTGCGCGCCGAGCGGTTGGGTGACCGCGGCCGCGACGACTCCGACGTGGACCGCGAGGCGCTGCGCGAGCGCGAGGAGCGCGAACTCGGCTTCGGGATGGGCGAGGTCATCGACGCGGCAGACGTGACCATCGACAACACCGACACGCTGGCGGCGTTCCGCGACCGGGTTCGGACGGTGCTCGTGGGCGCCGCGGAGGTGGGGGAGTGA
- a CDS encoding YccF domain-containing protein — protein MAQHSLFTRALWFVAVGWWATPAVVNLAWFLNATIIGLPLGIKLINLVPTVLTLKEPRSLSVPADARGQRSLLVRGVYFVLVGWWLSLLWANVAAFLAVTIVGLPVAYWMFNRLPYVTSLYRFDG, from the coding sequence ATGGCACAACACTCGCTGTTCACTCGCGCGCTGTGGTTCGTCGCGGTCGGCTGGTGGGCCACGCCCGCCGTCGTCAACCTCGCGTGGTTCCTCAACGCGACGATCATCGGCCTGCCGCTGGGGATCAAACTGATCAACCTCGTCCCGACGGTGCTCACCCTGAAGGAGCCGCGGTCGCTGTCGGTGCCCGCCGACGCGCGCGGTCAGCGGTCGCTGCTCGTGCGCGGCGTGTACTTCGTACTCGTCGGGTGGTGGCTCAGCCTCCTGTGGGCGAACGTCGCCGCGTTCCTCGCGGTGACGATCGTCGGGCTCCCGGTGGCCTACTGGATGTTCAATCGCCTCCCGTACGTCACGTCGCTGTACCGGTTCGACGGATAG
- a CDS encoding non-histone chromosomal MC1 family protein, producing MVREDGKRNFALREGDGTEESVFSGNTPRQAALKAARRLEPASSEDAAERIELRLREKGTDKVHIYEGWSWRESAPNNKPDWMPDEITEANVAKKGIEHLES from the coding sequence ATGGTACGTGAGGACGGTAAGCGGAACTTCGCGCTGCGCGAGGGTGACGGCACCGAGGAGAGCGTCTTCTCCGGCAACACGCCACGACAGGCCGCGCTGAAAGCGGCCCGCCGCCTCGAACCGGCGAGTTCCGAGGACGCGGCCGAGCGGATCGAACTCCGGCTCCGAGAGAAGGGGACCGACAAGGTCCACATCTACGAGGGCTGGTCGTGGCGCGAATCTGCGCCCAACAACAAACCCGACTGGATGCCCGACGAGATTACGGAGGCGAACGTCGCCAAGAAGGGCATCGAACACCTCGAGAGCTGA
- a CDS encoding quinone-dependent dihydroorotate dehydrogenase: MKAYDVAKPALYALPAETAHEAIQHLLRAVQGTPVEAAMRARYAVRDDRLQSDVFGLSFPTPVGVAAGFDKNARVPRALASLGFGHVEVGGVTAERQPGNRRPRMFRLREDEAIVNRMGFNNDGADLVGDRLDREPAPDVPLGVNVGKSKSTPLEDAADDYLYTYERVGEHADYVAVNVSSPNTPGLRSLQNRESLERILGTLSDAGADPLLVKFSPDLPEPAIEEALAVVDDLDLDGVVATNTTTERPETLQSPQQAERGGLSGKPIEERATGMVRFIAERTDVPVVGVGGISDAEGAYAKIRAGASLVQLYTGLVYEGPSVARDINEGLLDLLERDGFDSVDDAVGADL; encoded by the coding sequence ATGAAGGCTTACGACGTAGCGAAGCCCGCGCTGTACGCGCTCCCGGCAGAGACTGCACACGAAGCGATCCAACACCTCCTGCGCGCCGTCCAGGGGACTCCCGTAGAGGCCGCGATGCGCGCGCGGTACGCCGTCCGCGACGACAGACTACAGAGCGACGTCTTCGGCCTGTCGTTCCCGACGCCGGTCGGCGTCGCCGCTGGCTTCGACAAGAACGCCCGCGTCCCCCGAGCGCTCGCGTCGCTCGGCTTCGGCCACGTCGAGGTCGGCGGGGTCACCGCTGAACGCCAACCGGGCAACCGGCGACCGCGGATGTTCCGTCTCCGCGAGGACGAGGCCATCGTCAACCGCATGGGGTTCAACAACGACGGGGCGGACCTCGTCGGCGACCGCCTGGACCGAGAACCCGCCCCCGACGTGCCGCTCGGCGTCAACGTCGGCAAGTCGAAGTCCACCCCACTGGAGGACGCCGCCGACGACTACCTGTACACGTACGAGCGCGTCGGCGAGCACGCCGACTACGTCGCCGTCAACGTCTCCTCCCCGAACACGCCCGGCCTCCGCTCGCTCCAGAACCGCGAGTCGCTGGAGCGCATCCTCGGCACCCTCTCGGACGCCGGCGCCGACCCGCTGCTCGTGAAGTTCTCGCCGGACCTCCCCGAACCCGCCATCGAGGAGGCGCTCGCGGTCGTCGACGACCTCGACCTCGACGGCGTCGTCGCGACCAACACGACGACTGAGCGACCCGAAACCCTCCAGAGTCCTCAACAGGCCGAACGCGGCGGCCTCTCGGGCAAGCCCATCGAGGAGCGCGCGACGGGGATGGTCCGCTTCATCGCCGAACGGACGGACGTCCCGGTGGTCGGCGTCGGCGGCATCTCCGACGCCGAAGGCGCGTACGCCAAGATCCGTGCTGGTGCGAGCCTCGTCCAGTTGTACACGGGCCTCGTGTACGAGGGACCGAGTGTCGCGCGCGACATCAACGAGGGCCTGCTCGACTTGCTGGAGCGGGACGGCTTCGACTCCGTCGACGACGCGGTCGGCGCGGACCTGTAG